Proteins from a single region of Chloroherpeton thalassium ATCC 35110:
- a CDS encoding phage tail tape measure protein — protein sequence MSELYSINVQFSGNGLLVLTKQLKDSLRQAEGLDAALQKLAETNDAVFGKMKTYAKTATDNFVAHQQATTQLKIALSGTPKVIKETFSAIQKETKSLSRVYAGTEADFLKMASTMMNKGIQQANVQKLMAPAAKLATALDMPYEKAAEQIAQLSQSTGIAAGNMDGFIDKLFRTKDFQGMADAFNEVSLSLDVLGMQGLEAQNNLTPVLKVLGANKQAGTALSAMLKSSHDAANVAKAEKMLSKAGIDIPIAFTDAEGKSLGWDNFMQQLDELKELDGELKDKVFAQLFGTGSQAAMKLAQTGQTGLTKESSSLEAQTGLDAATNLKLQELGTSLKKLDDASRSLSQTIGGLFAEEYKWAIDMLTKMTHAVTDFVSSNRGMIKGVIYLTAAVVGFGKLYQATQLIRKSPLFQGFLTQAQNAISKITGIFSGFLTRFVPRATFLLTRFGITLLANGTYIFSLLGNMVVQGLRIIITGVLAAISSKTVIVTAIIALISSIFFYLYYHVNAFKGFVDSIVDMLPSQLSGAVDFISDKLNALAGFFGWIDKKEEKKPKQIAPPARQSESATDVSTGMAMPIAPEQIHTPNQEMQLPHRAPISAATAAVQGKQIAVNYNPTIHFSGAISETDRNNFRAMLQKHKDDIVRLVDSANQRQTALAY from the coding sequence ATGTCAGAACTCTATAGCATCAACGTTCAATTCTCCGGCAACGGACTTTTGGTACTCACCAAGCAGCTAAAGGACTCGCTCAGGCAAGCTGAAGGACTTGACGCTGCCTTGCAAAAGCTGGCTGAGACAAACGATGCCGTTTTCGGAAAAATGAAAACCTATGCCAAAACGGCAACCGATAACTTTGTCGCGCATCAACAGGCGACAACTCAACTGAAGATTGCCTTATCTGGCACGCCCAAGGTAATAAAAGAGACTTTTTCCGCGATTCAAAAAGAGACGAAATCGCTCTCTCGGGTTTATGCTGGCACGGAAGCCGATTTCCTGAAAATGGCTTCCACCATGATGAACAAAGGCATCCAGCAAGCGAATGTCCAAAAGCTTATGGCTCCGGCGGCAAAGCTTGCGACGGCGCTTGACATGCCGTATGAAAAGGCCGCCGAACAAATCGCCCAACTCTCCCAATCAACAGGCATCGCTGCGGGAAACATGGACGGCTTCATAGACAAGCTTTTCCGCACAAAGGATTTTCAAGGCATGGCCGATGCGTTTAATGAAGTCAGCCTCTCGCTCGATGTTTTGGGCATGCAAGGCTTGGAAGCCCAAAATAATTTAACGCCCGTTCTCAAAGTTTTAGGCGCAAACAAGCAAGCAGGCACGGCGCTCTCGGCAATGCTGAAAAGCTCGCACGATGCCGCAAATGTCGCAAAAGCCGAGAAGATGCTCAGCAAAGCGGGCATTGATATTCCCATAGCATTCACGGACGCAGAGGGCAAATCGCTTGGCTGGGATAACTTTATGCAGCAGCTCGATGAACTCAAGGAGCTTGATGGCGAATTAAAGGATAAGGTCTTTGCCCAGCTTTTTGGGACAGGCAGCCAAGCCGCCATGAAACTCGCGCAAACTGGACAAACGGGTCTTACGAAAGAATCATCGAGCCTTGAGGCTCAAACAGGTTTGGACGCCGCCACAAATCTTAAACTGCAGGAATTGGGCACGTCGCTCAAAAAGTTGGACGACGCCTCAAGGTCGCTGTCGCAAACGATTGGCGGGCTGTTCGCCGAAGAATACAAGTGGGCGATCGATATGCTCACCAAAATGACGCATGCAGTCACGGACTTTGTCAGTTCAAATCGCGGGATGATTAAAGGCGTGATTTATTTGACGGCAGCGGTGGTCGGGTTTGGCAAGCTTTATCAAGCCACTCAACTTATTCGTAAGAGTCCCTTATTTCAGGGTTTTCTGACACAAGCTCAAAATGCAATCTCAAAGATAACCGGAATCTTTTCGGGTTTTCTGACGCGCTTTGTCCCTCGTGCGACATTCTTATTAACCCGTTTCGGAATCACTTTGCTGGCAAATGGGACGTATATTTTTAGCCTTTTGGGAAATATGGTTGTGCAAGGACTGAGAATTATTATAACAGGTGTTTTAGCAGCTATTAGCTCTAAGACGGTAATTGTAACTGCTATTATAGCACTTATATCCTCAATCTTTTTTTATCTCTACTATCATGTGAATGCTTTCAAAGGGTTTGTGGATAGCATTGTTGACATGCTACCCTCACAATTATCAGGTGCGGTTGATTTCATTTCCGACAAGCTAAATGCACTCGCAGGCTTCTTCGGCTGGATTGATAAAAAGGAAGAGAAAAAGCCCAAGCAAATTGCTCCGCCAGCTCGGCAGTCCGAATCGGCGACTGATGTCTCTACTGGCATGGCCATGCCCATAGCACCCGAGCAAATTCACACGCCGAATCAGGAAATGCAGTTGCCGCATCGTGCGCCAATTTCGGCAGCAACGGCGGCGGTGCAAGGAAAGCAAATTGCGGTGAACTACAACCCGACGATTCACTTCTCCGGCGCCATAAGCGAAACCGATCGAAATAACTTCCGCGCCATGCTTCAAAAGCATAAAGATGACATTGTCAGGCTGGTTGATTCAGCCAATCAGCGCCAGACTGCGCTCGCGTATTAA
- a CDS encoding purine-nucleoside phosphorylase — translation MNESEISNLTSAMLLAKPNGDNYKKKVADAVKHIHSHCDVPKNTVAIVLGSGLGAFASRVKVYHSFKTSEIPHFPTPSVEGHGGRVTFGTLGDRPVALIEGRVHLYEGWPVEWVTFYVEILRQLGIKVLILTNSAGGINPDFNVGDLCLIRDHINFMFETRLNRYGMEPRLRHVGFYDKDLSEVIYRTANECKITLRQGVYAGVKGPCYETKAEIRMLQACGADLVGMSTVPEVVAANFHHMRVAAVSLVTNKATGISECKLSHDDVKKTAESAREKFDYFLEMVINKHLAW, via the coding sequence ATGAATGAATCTGAAATATCAAATTTGACGAGCGCGATGCTGCTTGCAAAACCAAACGGAGACAATTACAAAAAAAAGGTCGCAGACGCGGTAAAGCATATTCATAGCCACTGCGATGTCCCGAAAAATACCGTAGCCATTGTTTTGGGCTCGGGATTGGGCGCTTTTGCAAGTCGTGTGAAAGTGTATCACTCGTTCAAAACCTCGGAAATTCCACATTTTCCAACGCCGTCAGTTGAAGGTCATGGTGGGCGAGTGACGTTTGGCACTTTAGGCGATCGCCCGGTTGCGCTTATTGAAGGACGCGTGCATTTGTATGAAGGTTGGCCGGTCGAGTGGGTTACATTTTATGTGGAAATTTTGCGCCAATTAGGCATTAAGGTTTTGATTTTAACGAATTCAGCGGGCGGCATCAACCCAGATTTTAATGTTGGCGATCTTTGTTTGATTCGCGACCACATTAATTTTATGTTTGAGACGCGCTTAAATCGTTACGGCATGGAGCCCAGGCTTCGCCATGTCGGATTTTACGACAAAGATTTATCCGAGGTGATTTATAGAACGGCCAATGAATGCAAAATTACCTTGCGGCAAGGCGTTTATGCCGGCGTAAAAGGGCCTTGCTACGAGACAAAAGCTGAAATCCGCATGTTGCAAGCGTGCGGCGCGGATTTGGTTGGCATGTCAACTGTGCCGGAAGTCGTAGCGGCAAATTTTCATCACATGAGAGTGGCGGCGGTTTCGTTGGTGACCAACAAGGCAACTGGCATTTCTGAATGCAAACTTTCTCATGATGACGTGAAAAAAACAGCAGAAAGCGCCAGGGAGAAATTTGACTATTTCCTTGAAATGGTCATTAACAAACATTTGGCATGGTGA
- a CDS encoding phage late control D family protein, whose translation MSYEFIINYENKDITADISPMLLSLTYTDNEHGKSDELELELEDSQSLWRTDWYPGKGETLSVFLGRKGQKLLRCGIFEIDEITFSGGSGGERLGLKAIGTGFQQAVRQRNYKTFQDSCFGKIVRAIAAKHGLSVVGDINDVAVQKSVQNGESDLHYLLRLAERTGHVFKINGETLVFYQIKTLEASDSVFSLSRADAIDYSLSSQSLAAHGETEVSEYNPQTGATYQATSSNTDGMPGKERLTGYSESPEQTMAAAEGAKKSTLSGRISLPGNEQLVAGINAQLEGFGKLNGKYHAEKVSHRIDRGGYVTELEIRKI comes from the coding sequence ATGAGCTACGAGTTTATCATCAATTACGAAAATAAGGACATCACAGCCGACATTTCGCCCATGCTCCTCTCTCTGACTTACACGGACAACGAGCATGGCAAAAGCGATGAATTGGAGCTTGAATTGGAGGACTCGCAGTCGCTTTGGCGAACGGATTGGTATCCAGGCAAAGGCGAAACGCTCAGTGTTTTTTTGGGTCGCAAAGGTCAAAAACTGCTGAGATGCGGCATCTTTGAAATTGATGAAATCACCTTTTCCGGCGGCAGCGGCGGCGAACGGCTTGGGTTGAAAGCCATTGGAACAGGCTTTCAACAGGCAGTGCGGCAGCGAAATTACAAAACATTTCAAGACTCATGTTTTGGGAAAATTGTCCGTGCCATAGCCGCCAAACATGGGCTTTCGGTGGTAGGCGACATCAACGATGTGGCCGTGCAAAAATCGGTGCAAAACGGCGAAAGCGATTTGCACTACCTCTTGCGCTTGGCCGAGCGCACGGGACATGTGTTTAAAATCAACGGCGAAACGCTCGTGTTTTATCAAATCAAGACGCTTGAGGCGTCGGATTCTGTTTTTTCACTTAGCCGCGCCGACGCCATCGATTACTCACTCTCGAGTCAATCGCTTGCCGCGCATGGCGAAACGGAAGTTTCGGAATACAATCCCCAGACCGGCGCGACTTACCAAGCCACCAGCTCGAACACCGATGGGATGCCAGGCAAAGAGCGCCTAACGGGTTACTCGGAAAGCCCTGAACAAACCATGGCCGCCGCGGAAGGTGCGAAAAAATCCACGCTTTCTGGGCGGATTTCGTTGCCAGGCAATGAGCAGCTGGTGGCCGGCATCAACGCGCAATTGGAAGGCTTTGGCAAGCTAAATGGAAAATATCATGCGGAAAAAGTGAGCCACCGAATTGATCGTGGCGGGTATGTTACGGAACTTGAAATTAGAAAAATCTGA
- the nadC gene encoding carboxylating nicotinate-nucleotide diphosphorylase, with the protein MKNTNDIHLFKEDCEQKAIELALEEDIFTGDITTDAIIEKSHQSKGIIKVKTDGVIAGIKVAEMIFERAGEPVKFVQYKIDGDIVYAGDVVAEVTASTSLLLRYERTVLNFMQRMSGIATTTRLFVERVHHTSANILDTRKTAPGLRFFDKEAVMLGGGGNHRVGLYDRILIKDNHVDAAGGIGEAIQRAYNYRETHDLQVQIEVEVRSLEELQEALAFKPDIILLDNFSLGELREAVHIVKSQGENVMTEASGNVTLETARSIAETGVDYISVGALTHSVIAMDISMKIKALDS; encoded by the coding sequence ATGAAGAATACAAATGACATTCATCTGTTCAAGGAAGACTGTGAACAGAAAGCAATTGAGTTGGCGTTAGAAGAGGACATTTTTACGGGTGATATTACAACGGATGCCATCATTGAGAAATCGCATCAAAGCAAAGGGATCATCAAAGTCAAAACTGATGGTGTTATCGCCGGAATTAAAGTGGCCGAGATGATTTTTGAACGCGCCGGCGAGCCAGTGAAATTTGTTCAATATAAAATAGATGGAGACATTGTTTATGCCGGCGATGTTGTGGCGGAAGTAACCGCGAGCACGTCGCTGTTGCTCAGGTATGAGCGAACGGTTTTGAATTTTATGCAGCGCATGTCGGGCATTGCCACAACCACGCGTTTGTTTGTTGAGCGGGTTCATCATACATCGGCAAATATTTTAGATACCAGAAAAACTGCGCCAGGACTCAGATTTTTTGATAAAGAAGCCGTGATGCTGGGCGGCGGCGGCAATCATCGTGTGGGGCTTTACGATAGAATTTTAATCAAAGATAATCATGTCGATGCAGCCGGCGGAATTGGTGAAGCCATTCAGCGCGCTTATAATTATCGCGAAACGCATGATTTACAAGTGCAAATAGAAGTTGAAGTGCGCTCTTTGGAGGAACTACAAGAAGCCTTAGCTTTTAAGCCGGACATTATCTTATTGGACAATTTTTCATTGGGCGAACTTCGCGAAGCCGTTCATATTGTTAAATCGCAAGGCGAGAATGTCATGACAGAAGCTTCTGGAAATGTGACTCTCGAAACGGCGCGTAGTATTGCGGAAACGGGTGTTGATTATATTTCCGTCGGTGCGCTGACACACAGCGTCATCGCGATGGACATTTCTATGAAAATAAAAGCATTAGATTCATAA
- the acpS gene encoding holo-ACP synthase, translating into MQVGIDIIEISRIKRAYERYNRLFLKRILTESEIEWCLNKPRPFESVAVRFACKEAFAKAMGTGISGELSWQSIEILNDKEGKPTLFLKQPFNGLKSEQVKLSLSHTHEYAVAVVIIEPDK; encoded by the coding sequence ATGCAAGTTGGAATTGACATTATTGAAATATCCAGAATTAAGCGGGCCTACGAACGCTACAATCGGTTATTTTTAAAACGCATTTTAACGGAGTCCGAAATCGAATGGTGCTTAAATAAGCCCAGGCCGTTTGAAAGTGTTGCCGTGCGTTTCGCCTGCAAGGAAGCCTTTGCCAAAGCGATGGGAACTGGCATTTCCGGCGAACTCAGCTGGCAGTCTATTGAAATTTTAAACGACAAAGAAGGCAAGCCCACACTATTTCTCAAGCAGCCATTTAACGGCTTGAAAAGCGAGCAAGTAAAACTCTCGTTGTCGCACACCCATGAGTATGCTGTGGCGGTCGTTATTATAGAGCCTGATAAGTAA
- the folK gene encoding 2-amino-4-hydroxy-6-hydroxymethyldihydropteridine diphosphokinase gives MELHSSSEHFPTKRVSSPHEIAVVTPVFIGLGTNIGNRFQNIHDAIDELRALPESQLAAISNLYETPPLGILDQPSFLNAVCKIDTSLEPEELLAQLKSIERRLGRPETYIKWGPRVIDLDILFYGDLTLETAHLSIPHPEIANRKFVMVPLLDLQNPHHPILGKTIKELLAETRDSSSIIQLCI, from the coding sequence ATGGAATTACATTCATCCTCAGAGCACTTTCCCACCAAAAGAGTTTCAAGTCCTCATGAAATTGCTGTTGTAACGCCTGTTTTCATTGGGCTTGGCACAAACATCGGCAATCGGTTTCAAAACATTCACGACGCAATAGACGAGCTTCGTGCGCTTCCAGAAAGCCAACTTGCCGCCATTTCAAATCTTTATGAAACCCCGCCGCTTGGAATTTTGGATCAACCGTCCTTTTTGAATGCTGTTTGCAAAATCGATACGTCGCTTGAACCGGAAGAGTTGCTTGCTCAACTAAAAAGCATCGAGCGTCGACTTGGCCGTCCAGAAACCTACATTAAATGGGGCCCACGCGTGATTGACCTGGACATCTTATTTTATGGCGATTTGACTTTAGAGACCGCTCACCTGAGCATTCCACATCCTGAAATCGCCAATCGGAAGTTTGTGATGGTGCCACTTTTAGATCTTCAAAATCCGCACCATCCGATTTTGGGCAAAACGATCAAAGAGTTGCTTGCAGAAACCCGCGATAGTTCGAGCATTATCCAACTTTGCATCTGA
- a CDS encoding phage baseplate assembly protein V, producing MLKFAKITEIDEQKALARVMFPELNLTSGWYFVLQRKTKMEKYYVMPDIGEHVVCLCSDDLAWGVVLGAIYNDLNTIPADAKSGVEMKVFSDGTTVKYDTAGSELEINLNTSGKVKLIGNVEIVGNVSIDGEMSATKDISTEKNLEAGEDVSDGNGSMNEMRETYNTHTHPVVGSLGAGTAQMTTQKM from the coding sequence ATGCTGAAATTTGCAAAAATAACGGAGATAGACGAGCAAAAAGCGCTAGCGCGGGTTATGTTCCCGGAGTTAAATCTTACGTCGGGCTGGTATTTCGTGCTTCAGCGAAAAACCAAGATGGAGAAATATTATGTGATGCCCGACATCGGCGAGCATGTCGTTTGCCTCTGCTCCGACGATTTGGCATGGGGCGTTGTGCTCGGCGCCATTTACAACGACCTGAACACGATTCCCGCCGACGCAAAAAGCGGCGTAGAAATGAAAGTCTTCTCCGACGGCACAACGGTCAAATACGACACGGCGGGTAGCGAGCTTGAAATCAACCTCAACACGTCAGGCAAAGTGAAACTCATCGGCAATGTGGAAATTGTGGGCAATGTCAGCATCGATGGAGAAATGAGCGCCACAAAGGATATTTCCACCGAAAAAAATCTTGAAGCCGGTGAAGACGTATCGGATGGAAATGGGTCTATGAACGAGATGAGAGAAACTTATAATACTCATACACATCCTGTCGTCGGTTCTCTCGGCGCCGGAACGGCTCAAATGACAACACAAAAAATGTAA
- a CDS encoding GPW/gp25 family protein, producing MINLSEITATDWSRKLGDYGNVVQGANDVSQCIHIILTTRKGEVPLRPDFGTDIYKWLDAPILQARTNIVREVTRALSEYEPRIEVGKVTVEQAEAGLSVQVAWRLKGEDTEYLYHLGEDIEAEQLHYAAPIFTYPTGGASIDQPITFKWRGAVGVNERFDFQFLDAIGSILMSLTGLVSQSYTYSASLVPAGYRVRVRGKWQGRVSEWREISFSLSIPKPANLAINGAAWPGSVTLNWAMTSVSGVISYSVMLYMGENSTTLTTTGLEIDFYSAAKAFVEANGFGYYSAKVRANASGATSEWSDVKTFQIRESDLVINIDSEEYNDYGKIEMDNSVIKSLQLDLVRESAIDFTAYEFSATPIDAERTTFEVSPSPATGNSATAIVKYDVDKTEAHDLVLQATSALSGKVVYKNIQFLIRKSTPVSFVPETAILADYNPNDYVQGVDFDETETHTVSGVGDDDKLFALKAGNLGTATGIVDKAGDYKSVHSDFHLAEKASTYNNAYVVKNNGRWVLYISYGGTSIYALSYYNSGASVPLSIAVVAVFKHFKLSEAQYLFTTGNPDDPYQALQAGMATSHAHSAPIWIRYKRPDTGQTTQAAAQMGPFHVAAMRAVNSADFTSLGNSKIAINGVLKLDNQDHNSINYNIIVKAYGYFYLERMIVLNPHFCTWEQIENLAAWLKKKYGI from the coding sequence ATGATAAACTTAAGCGAAATTACGGCGACGGACTGGTCGCGCAAATTGGGCGATTACGGCAATGTGGTGCAGGGCGCGAACGATGTGTCGCAGTGCATTCATATTATTTTAACCACGCGCAAGGGCGAGGTGCCGCTTCGTCCAGATTTTGGAACGGACATCTACAAATGGCTCGACGCTCCGATTTTGCAGGCGCGAACGAACATTGTGCGCGAAGTGACCCGTGCGCTCAGCGAATACGAGCCGCGCATTGAGGTCGGCAAAGTGACGGTCGAGCAGGCGGAGGCCGGGCTGAGCGTGCAAGTGGCGTGGCGGCTCAAGGGCGAGGATACGGAATATCTCTACCATCTTGGCGAGGACATCGAGGCCGAGCAGCTTCATTACGCCGCCCCGATATTTACCTACCCGACCGGCGGCGCGTCGATTGACCAGCCGATTACGTTCAAATGGCGAGGTGCGGTTGGGGTAAACGAGCGGTTTGATTTTCAGTTCCTGGATGCAATTGGAAGTATTTTGATGAGTTTGACAGGGCTTGTTAGTCAGTCTTATACATATTCAGCTTCTCTTGTTCCTGCTGGCTACAGAGTCCGTGTCCGGGGAAAATGGCAGGGGCGGGTAAGCGAATGGCGTGAGATTTCGTTTTCACTTTCAATTCCGAAACCGGCAAATCTTGCTATTAACGGAGCGGCCTGGCCGGGCTCAGTAACACTTAATTGGGCAATGACGAGTGTAAGCGGCGTGATTTCTTATTCTGTGATGCTTTATATGGGTGAAAATTCTACAACACTCACAACTACCGGCCTTGAAATAGATTTTTACAGCGCGGCAAAGGCGTTTGTAGAAGCGAATGGTTTTGGGTATTACTCGGCGAAAGTCAGGGCAAATGCAAGCGGTGCAACAAGCGAGTGGTCGGATGTAAAAACATTTCAGATTAGAGAATCTGATTTGGTAATAAATATCGATTCAGAGGAATACAATGACTACGGCAAAATTGAAATGGATAATAGTGTGATAAAGTCGCTTCAGCTCGACCTGGTCCGCGAATCCGCTATCGATTTTACCGCTTATGAGTTTTCTGCCACGCCAATCGACGCGGAGCGGACGACTTTCGAAGTGTCGCCATCTCCAGCAACTGGTAATTCGGCGACGGCGATTGTAAAATATGATGTCGATAAGACGGAGGCGCATGATTTGGTCTTGCAGGCAACGAGCGCGCTGAGCGGAAAAGTTGTGTATAAAAATATACAGTTTTTGATCAGAAAGAGCACTCCTGTCTCTTTTGTCCCCGAGACCGCAATCCTTGCAGACTACAACCCAAACGATTATGTGCAAGGCGTCGATTTTGATGAAACAGAAACGCATACAGTTTCTGGTGTTGGAGACGATGACAAACTTTTCGCGTTGAAGGCGGGTAATCTGGGGACGGCAACCGGTATTGTGGATAAAGCGGGAGATTACAAGTCAGTGCATAGCGATTTCCATCTCGCTGAAAAAGCTTCGACGTATAATAACGCGTACGTTGTCAAAAATAACGGACGTTGGGTGCTCTACATTTCTTATGGTGGTACATCAATATATGCACTGTCTTATTATAATTCAGGGGCTTCAGTGCCTTTGAGTATCGCGGTTGTCGCTGTTTTTAAACATTTTAAACTCAGCGAGGCTCAGTATCTGTTCACAACCGGAAATCCTGATGACCCTTACCAGGCTCTGCAGGCTGGAATGGCGACATCTCATGCTCACAGTGCGCCGATTTGGATAAGATACAAAAGGCCGGATACTGGTCAAACTACACAAGCTGCTGCTCAGATGGGTCCTTTTCATGTCGCTGCGATGAGGGCGGTGAATTCAGCTGATTTTACAAGTCTTGGAAATTCAAAGATTGCTATAAACGGCGTACTTAAACTCGATAATCAAGATCATAATTCAATAAATTACAATATTATCGTTAAAGCGTACGGTTATTTTTACTTAGAGAGAATGATTGTGCTAAACCCGCACTTTTGCACTTGGGAACAGATAGAAAATTTGGCCGCATGGCTTAAAAAGAAATACGGAATTTGA
- a CDS encoding phage tail protein translates to MFAQFGDIIFELLPSVGGYSEKEAFRYAEHEVVSGKPRSQAVGESLLEISLQLRFDAAFCEPEEEIEKLRGLKKQGSPQDFVLGSGIYKGRFVITDLSTTITRMHDSTLRSADLAVSLKEFGVSGVTVVKKSKRSVAKKKKSQESSTTQSLPARSELYLGVVE, encoded by the coding sequence ATGTTTGCACAATTCGGCGACATCATTTTTGAACTTCTGCCCAGCGTTGGCGGCTACTCGGAAAAAGAAGCGTTTCGCTATGCCGAGCATGAGGTGGTTTCAGGAAAACCCAGAAGCCAAGCGGTTGGCGAAAGTTTGCTCGAAATCAGCTTGCAGCTTCGCTTCGATGCGGCCTTTTGCGAACCTGAAGAAGAAATAGAAAAACTCAGAGGATTGAAAAAGCAAGGCTCGCCGCAAGATTTCGTGCTCGGCAGCGGAATTTATAAAGGCCGATTTGTCATCACTGACCTGTCCACCACCATTACCCGAATGCACGATAGCACTTTGCGCAGTGCCGACTTGGCGGTTTCCTTGAAGGAGTTTGGCGTGTCGGGTGTAACGGTGGTTAAAAAGTCCAAGCGGAGCGTGGCCAAAAAGAAAAAATCGCAGGAGAGCAGCACGACGCAAAGTTTGCCTGCTCGTAGCGAACTTTATTTAGGAGTCGTGGAATGA
- a CDS encoding LON peptidase substrate-binding domain-containing protein: protein MSQKHIIPLFPLPLVVCPDEKLPLHIFEERYKAMIAYCLGTETVENEKGRGEGIFGVSLAYNNKLYSVGCAVKIEEIVKKYDDGRMDIVTVGLKRYRMLELDKESSYIRAEIEYFGDEEADPADVIQRERAIAMHSRLSELVKGQPQQDVFSFNGDVSFKIAHSAGLDVLQKQKILEMTSENARLQALIAHFEKVIPDIEKAEEIKRRVLSNGHFKNLRSFDI from the coding sequence ATGTCGCAGAAACACATCATACCATTATTTCCGTTGCCTTTAGTGGTATGTCCCGATGAAAAATTGCCACTACATATATTTGAGGAAAGGTATAAAGCGATGATTGCCTATTGCCTGGGGACGGAAACCGTTGAAAATGAGAAAGGCCGTGGTGAAGGCATTTTTGGTGTTTCGTTGGCGTACAACAACAAACTATATAGCGTTGGTTGTGCGGTAAAGATTGAAGAAATCGTCAAAAAGTACGATGATGGCAGAATGGACATTGTCACCGTTGGCCTGAAAAGATATCGCATGTTGGAGCTCGACAAAGAAAGTTCCTATATCAGAGCGGAAATTGAATATTTTGGTGACGAGGAGGCCGATCCGGCAGATGTGATTCAACGCGAGCGCGCCATTGCGATGCACTCACGCTTGAGCGAACTTGTAAAAGGGCAGCCTCAGCAAGATGTGTTTTCTTTCAATGGCGATGTGTCATTTAAGATTGCGCATTCGGCGGGGTTAGATGTGTTGCAAAAGCAAAAAATTCTTGAAATGACAAGCGAAAACGCACGACTGCAAGCGTTAATCGCGCACTTCGAAAAAGTGATCCCCGACATTGAAAAAGCGGAAGAAATCAAGCGGCGCGTGCTTTCGAATGGGCATTTTAAAAATCTTCGCTCGTTTGATATTTGA
- the folB gene encoding dihydroneopterin aldolase has product MDDLLNRFEKKHCIRLKNAIFYAHHGVSEAESEVGNRYAVDAELYLDLSQSGQTDDLSHTIDYGTVYSRIKDMVLSSRFSLLESIAHRLAASLMAEFTQLESVRIFVRKYNPPIGGICDYAEIEYWLSQKTPSQTH; this is encoded by the coding sequence ATGGACGACTTGCTTAACCGATTCGAGAAAAAACATTGCATTCGGCTCAAAAATGCCATTTTCTATGCGCATCATGGCGTGAGTGAAGCGGAAAGCGAAGTAGGAAATCGCTATGCAGTTGATGCCGAACTCTACCTTGATTTGAGCCAATCCGGGCAAACCGACGACCTTTCGCACACCATCGACTATGGAACGGTTTATTCCCGCATTAAAGATATGGTGCTTTCCAGTCGTTTTTCGTTGCTCGAATCCATTGCTCATCGCCTTGCCGCATCACTTATGGCGGAATTTACACAATTGGAAAGTGTTCGAATTTTTGTACGGAAATATAATCCACCTATTGGTGGAATTTGCGATTATGCCGAAATTGAATATTGGCTTTCGCAAAAAACACCATCGCAAACGCATTGA